In Gigantopelta aegis isolate Gae_Host unplaced genomic scaffold, Gae_host_genome ctg1250_pilon_pilon, whole genome shotgun sequence, a single window of DNA contains:
- the LOC121391045 gene encoding minor histocompatibility antigen H13-like, producing MATPEDEVLNETNETLTNVTGREAATREGLITAYTFLFGMALIPIFIGSIRSVTYHYNLWNWILNNVMGVAFCFNAIEMISLERFVSCVGCLLLGGLFMYDIFWVFGTDVMVTVAKSFDAPIKLMVPLDLPEKGLAASNFGMLGLGDIVIPGKYRVCFIALLCRFDFSHHPSKIRSYFYLSFIAYIIGLGTTIAIMHIFKAAQPALLYLVPTCVGTPLLLAVVRGELVPLFSYEDYPKKKEETTANSSPGSVTDGDVVTMPTTTINSD from the exons ATGGCTACACCTGAGGATGAGGTACTGAACGAAACCAACGAGACATTGACCAACGTAACTGGTAGAGAAGCAGCCACTCGAGAAGGCCTTATCACTGCATACACATTCTTGTTCGGCATGGCTTTAATCCCAATATTCATCGGTTCTATAAGATCAGTTACGTACCATTACAATCTTTGG aatTGGATCTTGAACAATGTTATGGGTGTGgccttttgttttaatgccaTTGAAATGATTTCATTGGAAAGGTTTGTTTCCTG TGTTGGATGTTTATTATTAGGTGGTTTGTTTATGTACGATATATTTTGG GTTTTTGGTACTGATGTCATGGTAACAGTTGCTAAGTCTTTTGATGCACCAATCAAAT TGATGGTACCATTGGATCTACCAGAAAAGGGTCTGGCTGCTTCTAATTTTGGAATGTTGGGTCTTGGTGATATTGTTATTCCTGGTAAGTACAGG GTCTGTTTTATTGCACTTCTATGTCGATTTGATTTCAG CCATCACCCATCAAAAATAAGGAGCTATTTCTATTTAAGCTTCATTGCTTATATTATCGGTCTTGGAACAACTATAGCTATAATGCACATCTTCAAAGCTGCACAACCTGCTCTGTTGTATCTAGTACCAACTTGTGTTGGTACTCCATTATTATTGGCAGTTGTAAGAGGAGAACTAGTACCTCTATTCTC aTATGAAGATTACCCCAAGAAGAAAGAGGAAACAACAGCTAATAGTTCCCCAGGGAGTGTTACTGATGGTGATGTGGTTACCATGCCAACAACTACTATAAATAGTGATTGA
- the LOC121391044 gene encoding LOW QUALITY PROTEIN: xylose isomerase-like (The sequence of the model RefSeq protein was modified relative to this genomic sequence to represent the inferred CDS: inserted 1 base in 1 codon; deleted 1 base in 1 codon) — MSSFAPSSKRTRTEDTFEWKDSDEFFPGIPTIPYSPDAPPDKMLCFRHYNPSEVIHGKTMEDWLRFSACFWHSFRGTGADPFGFPTLIRPWDDGSDTLENAKRRLRAGFEFFSKLGLKFWTFHDRDIAPMGEDLEETNKNLDIMSDLALELQQKTGVSLLWATSNLFAHPMYANGASTNPDAHVFAMAAAQVKKGMEIAKKLGAHGYVFWXGREGYQTLLNTDVRRELDHMGAFFKMVVDYKKKIGFTGQLLIEPKPKEPTKHQYDYDAQTVISFLKTYGLDKDFKLNIEPNHTTLAGHGYEHDVVVASKLGMLGSIDSNTGSPDLGWDTDQFPMDIKNTALIMKAIIEQNGLAPGGLNFDCKVRRESIDLQDLVIAHIGAMDTFARGLRCAVELKQQGVMDKCVEQRYSTYDTGIGAKIEQGESSFEELEEYIHSNGFPKPTSGQQEMYEVILNNAMQH; from the exons ATGTCTTCTTTTGCTCCATCATCAAAAAGAACACGTACCGAGGATACCTTTGAATGGAAGGACTCTGATGAATTCTTTCCAG GTATTCCAACAATCCCATATTCTCCTGATGCACCTCCTGATAAGATGCTGTGTTTCCGTCACTACAATCCATCAGAa GTAATCCATGGTAAGACAATGGAGGATTGGCTACGATTTTCTGCCTGCTTTTGGCATAGTTTCAGAGGAACTG GAGCTGATCCATTTGGGTTTCCAACTCTTATCCGTCCTTGGGATGATGGTAGTGATACATTGGAGAATGCCAAACGCAGACTGAGGGCTGGCTTTGAGTTCTTCTCAAAACTGGGTTTAAAGTTTTGGACTTTTCACGACAG GGATATAGCCCCTATGGGGGAAGATCTTGAGGAGACTAACAAGAATCTTGATATAATGAGCGACTTAGCTTTGGAGCTTCAACAGAAGACGGGTGTTAGTCTCCTTTGGGCTACTAGTAACCTTTTTGCTCATCCTATGTATGCTAATGGAGCTAGTACTAACCCTGATGCACATGTGTTTGCAATGGCTGCAGCTCAGGTCAAAAAAGGAATGGAAATTGCTAAAAAATTAGGAGCTCATGGCTATG TGTTTT GAGGACGTGAAGGTTACCAGACACTACTGAACACTGATGTTCGCAGAGAA CTAGACCACATGGGTGCCTTCTTCAAGATGGTTGTCG atTACAAGAAGAAAATTGGATTTACTGGCCAACTTCTGATTGAACCAAAACCTAAGGAACCAACTAAACATCAATATGATTATG ATGCTCAAACTGTTATTAGTTTCTTGAAAACTTATGGACTAGATAAAGATTTTAAA TTAAACATCGAACCTAACCATACTACTTTAGCTGGACATGGTTATGAACATGATGTTGTAGTTGCATCAAA aCTTGGTATGCTTGGCTCCATTGACTCTAACACTGGGTCTCCAGATCTTGGCTGGGACACAGATCAGTTTCCAATGGACATTAAAAACACTGCTCTTATTATGAAA GCTATCATAGAACAAAATGGATTGGCTCCAGGGGGACTGAATTTTGACTGTAAAGTCCGACGAGAGTCCATTGATCTTCAGGACCTAGTCATTGCACATATTG GAGCAATGGATACCTTTGCTCGAGGATTACGTTGTGCTGTTGAACTCAAACAACAAGGAGTAATGGACAAATGTGTGGAG CAACGTTATTCCACTTACGACACTGGTATTGGAGCTAAAATTGAACAAGGAGAATCGTCCTTTGAAGAACTtgag GAATATATCCATTCTAATGGATTCCCTAAACCTACATCAGGTCAGCAAGAAATGTATGAAGTTATTCTAAATAATGCCATGCAACATTGA